Part of the Elusimicrobiota bacterium genome, GACTATTATATTTACGCTGGAGTGGGAACCGTCCTTGCCATGGGGATCTGGGGCTTGTGGACAGGGCGTAAAATAGACGCGCAACGGAGCCGATCACGGGCATTGGAGCGGGCCGCTCTCCGGCTGCGGGACATGGCGGACACCGATGGGTTGACTGGGGTCCATGTACGAAGGCATTTATTGGAAAAATTAGACGAGGAACTGCGTCGAGCGGAGCGGTATAAATATCCGATCGCCAGTCTTTTTATCGATGTCGACAACTTTAAAATTTTCAACGAGGTGCACGGGCACATGGTGGGAGACGAGGTGTTGCGACGCATTGCCCAAGTCACCCGGGCCAGTGTGCGCGAGACCGATATTGTGGGGCGGTATGGGGGTGACGAATTTTTGGTGATGTTGCCCCACGCCACGGGGCGTGAGGCTTTCTTGGCGGCGGAACGGATCCGAAAAGGGGTGGAACAGCTGACCGTCACCCCCCGTTCGGGGGACCCGGTTCCGGTCACCGTGAGTGTGGGCATGATCGCGGCCGTTCCGCACGAGGCTGATGTGCTTCGGTTTCTTGAAATCGCCGATCAGGCTCTTCATCGATCGAAAGGGCTCGGCAAGAACTGTACGATTTTGTGTGACGTTCCTCCTTCAGGAGAGTCCTCTGTCTCCCAGGAAGAACGACGCTGATGGTTGACCCAAATTCCACGGGGAATCCGTTTCCCTTGTTTCGGAATAAGACCAAAGATTAAGGAGGTGGAATGATGGCTCCTGCAACCGCTACGGAACAATTGTTAAAAGATCATAAGATGATTCGAAAGATTTTAGAAGGTTTCCAAATCCGTAACCCGCGTTTTCCAGAAATACTAAAAACACTTCAGCGGGTGGTTTTGGGGCACGCGTGGTTTGAAGACACGTTCTTCATGCCGGCGCTCAAAGCCCGGCCTATGGTTTTTAAACCGTTCTGGGTAGAAATTGGCCAGGAACATGAGGACATCGCTGGATTGCTCAGTTTGTTGAGAAAGACAGATGTTAAAAACAAGGACGTCCTGAAAGCCCGGGTGATGACACTGCGGTCTTTGCTCGACACACATTTTGCTAAGGAAGAAGAAGTCCTTTTCCCCTTGGCAGAGAGCGTTATTTCCAGGGAACGTCTGGTGGAGATGGCGGCCGCCATGGAGCGTCGGAAGGCGCACGTGAGGACTCTCGATATTCTTTGAAGAAAAAAAAGTCTGGGAGGGGGAAGGGTTTCGCTGATCGAGGCCCGGCCGAGTGGACCGTCTACCTTATTCGCTGTCGGGATCGATCGTTGTATACGGGAATTACGAAAGATGTGGCCCGTCGCATGGATCAACACAACGCGGGAAAGGGCGCGGCCTACACTCGTTCCCGCAGACCCGTCAGGCTTTATTACCGGGAAGACGGGTTCACCCACTCCCAAGCTCTCATCCGGGAAGCCGCCATCAAGCGGTTTCCCCGTTCAATGAAAGAAGACCTACGCGCTCGCCGCGGGCGCACACCGGGTTGACGTCCATCGGGATTCCCTATGAAACGTTGAAGGGTATTATCCGGTGTTGCGCAACCCGGCCGCGATGCAGTTGATGGTGAGGAGCAGCCGGCTCATATCGGTTTCGTTCCCCCCGCTGTCTTGCCACTGGCGAAGCAAGTCGATTTGGAGCCGGTTAATTTTATCTAAGGACGGGTGCCGCAGAGAGGCCGCCTGGGCCGCGCGTGTTAATCCTTCCTCAATCGACTGGGTTCCGGTTAATCGAAGAACCGCCGCAACGGTTTTGTCGAATTCAACTCGGACGGATGAAAATATGGTGTCCCGGATCTCCGGGTCTTTACAGAGAGCGGCGTAGCTCTGGGCGATTTCCATGTCCACGGCCAACAGGCTGATTTTTAGGGACATCACCGCGTTATTAAAAAATCGCCAGTCGGTGTACATGCGTGATAACAAGGGAGCTCGGGCTGGGTCTTTCAAAGCCTGGCCAAGCGCGCTCCCAGCGCCATACCAGGCGGGGAGTAAATGCCGGTTTTGGGTCCAGGAGAAGACCCAGGGGATGGCTCGAAGATCTTCGATCCCAGCGGTTTGCTTCCGTTTGGCTGGACGGCTTCCAATGTTTAATTTCCCAATGGCGTCGAGCGGTGAACATTGGCGA contains:
- a CDS encoding GGDEF domain-containing protein, which encodes MTIGPPLSEPLSKKDSIPSGSRNGSSHHRSFARRNVLLGGALGLGSPLGFLAVRFYFDHRAVVNPWILTELSVHGDYYIYAGVGTVLAMGIWGLWTGRKIDAQRSRSRALERAALRLRDMADTDGLTGVHVRRHLLEKLDEELRRAERYKYPIASLFIDVDNFKIFNEVHGHMVGDEVLRRIAQVTRASVRETDIVGRYGGDEFLVMLPHATGREAFLAAERIRKGVEQLTVTPRSGDPVPVTVSVGMIAAVPHEADVLRFLEIADQALHRSKGLGKNCTILCDVPPSGESSVSQEERR
- a CDS encoding hemerythrin domain-containing protein, whose amino-acid sequence is MMAPATATEQLLKDHKMIRKILEGFQIRNPRFPEILKTLQRVVLGHAWFEDTFFMPALKARPMVFKPFWVEIGQEHEDIAGLLSLLRKTDVKNKDVLKARVMTLRSLLDTHFAKEEEVLFPLAESVISRERLVEMAAAMERRKAHVRTLDIL
- a CDS encoding GIY-YIG nuclease family protein; protein product: MKKKKSGRGKGFADRGPAEWTVYLIRCRDRSLYTGITKDVARRMDQHNAGKGAAYTRSRRPVRLYYREDGFTHSQALIREAAIKRFPRSMKEDLRARRGRTPG